In the genome of Mauremys reevesii isolate NIE-2019 linkage group 6, ASM1616193v1, whole genome shotgun sequence, the window AGTGTCCAGCACAACCTCTACGTGTGTGCAAGCACACGCTCACATACACGCCCAACAGAACACACACAATTCACCCCAGTCCAccttacacacacccctacaaAGACGCCAGCGCAAGTGCCCTATGGCGCGGTCTCTGCCCCGGCTCGCCCTCCCCCCGGCATGAAGCCCCACTcttctccctcacacacaccccgccgCCCGGCGGAGCGGGGCCGCCCGGCTGTCCCTTACCCTCCTGCAGGACGTGAGTGGGCTGCACAGGCTGCACTCGGAACTGCCGGGCGCTCCAGCCGGGGCTAGGCGGCCGCACTACCTCGCTGTCCGACAGCCAGGTGACGGTCTCGTAGTTGTCCCCGCGGAGCAGCGCGCCCGCCTCGGCGCTGTGCACCGCCACCTCGTCGAAGTGGTGCAGCCCGCCCGCGTGATCGAAGTGTACATGGGTGGCCACGGCCAGCAGcggcctcctgcccccgcccgccGCCTCCCCGGCCTCGGCGCCCGGCCCCAGCAGCCCGGCCGAGTGGAGGTAGTCGGGCAGGCTGCGCAGCCCCAGGCCGGTGTCTATCACCACGTCGCGCTGCGAGCCCCGCACCAGCCAGATGTTGGCTCGGTTGCCGGACTCGTAGAACCGCTCCTGGATCCAGTAGATGCCGCCGCCCAGGGGCTTGTGCGCGAACCACTCCAGCGCCGACATGCCGGGCCGCACACAGCCCCGCAATGAGAGGCCACCGCCCCCCAGGAGGAGCCTGCGCGAAGGGGCGCGGCGCCCCGACCCACTGCGGGCTGCGGCAGCGtagccgggggcggggctggctgacACGTGTTCCCATCTCTTTTAAGTTCTCAGTTTTAAAACAGCCTCACAGTTTTGATTAAAAACGAAAAATGGAGTCTTGAGTCTTGATTTCTAGACAGAAGTATTTTTTCCCCAAGCTGGAGATCACAATTGGTACGAGTCTTGCAATTTAAAAATACCTTTTCTTAGTCCTTGACTTTTTTCCAATCTTAATTTTGGCTTTATTTTTTGTGATACAACTAGAATCTAACCAAGGGTGTAATATTTTTAGTAACTCCAAATGGCTGGGTCAGGGAAAGGAAGAGGACGTGCTGCGTTTACTTTCAACATCGAGGCTATTGGCTTTGCCAAAGGTGAAACGCTACCTGAAGTAGCATTCAAGCCCCCTCCACTGTTTCCTGTAAGTACAGAAGCTTAATTTTAAGAGCGTGTTGCATGTCTGTGTAATGTGCTTC includes:
- the MBLAC2 gene encoding metallo-beta-lactamase domain-containing protein 2, whose protein sequence is MSALEWFAHKPLGGGIYWIQERFYESGNRANIWLVRGSQRDVVIDTGLGLRSLPDYLHSAGLLGPGAEAGEAAGGGRRPLLAVATHVHFDHAGGLHHFDEVAVHSAEAGALLRGDNYETVTWLSDSEVVRPPSPGWSARQFRVQPVQPTHVLQEGDVINLGDRQLTVMHMPGHSRGSICLHDRDQKILFSGDVVYDGSMIDWLPYSKISDYVTSCERLVELVDKGLVEKVLPGHFNTFGAERLYRLASSYISKAGVCHKVSTCAMKSIASLALHVTNSRVTS